The following are encoded in a window of Phaseolus vulgaris cultivar G19833 chromosome 3, P. vulgaris v2.0, whole genome shotgun sequence genomic DNA:
- the LOC137807047 gene encoding gibberellin 2-beta-dioxygenase 2-like → MVLAAPIPIRSDGILPSELPVVDLSGERAEVAKVIVKACEEYGFFKVINHGISKEVIAKTEEAGFGFFGKAMVEKKVAAPAYGCKNIGVNGDMGEVEYLLLSATTDSIAHISKTISTDPLNLSNSLSAYTEAVKELACEILEVMAEGLGVPDTWVFSRLIRDGESDSVLRLNHYPPIINREWCMEKDKDKDKSSQISKVGFGEHSDPQILTILRSNDVGGLQISLPDGVWIPVTPDPSAFYVNVGDVLQVMTNGRFVSVRHRAMTNSYKCRMSVAYFGAPPLHATIVAPSVMVTPQRPSLFRPFTWAEYKKATYSLKLGDTRLQLFRNCKR, encoded by the exons ATGGTGCTGGCTGCCCCAATCCCAATAAGGAGCGATGGGATTCTCCCCAGTGAGCTTCCCGTGGTGGACCTCTCAGGCGAGAGGGCGGAAGTGGCAAAAGTGATCGTGAAAGCGTGTGAAGAATACGGTTTCTTCAAAGTGATAAACCACGGTATCAGCAAGGAAGTTATAGCGAAAACTGAAGAAGCAGGGTTCGGTTTCTTTGGGAAAGCGATGGTGGAAAAGAAAGTGGCGGCACCTGCATATGGGTGCAAGAACATAGGTGTCAATGGAGACATGGGTGAGGTGGAGTACCTTCTCCTCAGTGCCACCACCGACTCCATTGCTCACATTTCCAAAACCATATCCACTGACCCATTAAATCTCAG CAATAGCTTGAGTGCATACACAGAAGCAGTGAAAGAGCTAGCATGTGAGATATTGGAGGTGATGGCAGAGGGGCTGGGGGTCCCGGACACTTGGGTTTTCAGCAGATTGATAAGGGATGGTGAAAGTGACTCAGTGCTGAGGCTCAATCACTACCCACCTATAATTAACAGAGAGTGGTGCATGGAGAAGGACAAAGATAAGGACAAGTCATCACAAATTAGCAAGGTTGGGTTTGGGGAGCATTCTGACCCTCAGATCCTCACCATTCTCAGATCCAACGACGTGGGAGGCCTACAAATTTCTCTTCCAGATGGGGTGTGGATCCCAGTCACCCCTGACCCCTCTGCATTCTATGTGAATGTGGGTGATGTACTACAG GTTATGACAAATGGAAGATTTGTGAGCGTGAGACACAGGGCAATGACGAACTCATACAAGTGTAGAATGTCAGTGGCATATTTTGGGGCTCCACCTCTGCATGCAACCATTGTTGCTCCCTCAGTTATGGTCACACCTCAGAGGCCCTCTCTCTTCAGACCCTTCACTTGGGCCGAATACAAGAAAGCCACATACTCTCTCAAGCTTGGAGACACACGCCTTCAGCTTTTCAGAAACTGCAAACGCTGA